In one Polaribacter sp. ALD11 genomic region, the following are encoded:
- a CDS encoding Crp/Fnr family transcriptional regulator, with protein sequence MTSELDANFGYLFEEDLIKEIGTVGVPKTFSAETTIIEIGDYIKSMPLLLSGAIKILREDEKGEELILYYLEKGDTCAMTLSCCMGQNKSKIRAVAETDVELIMLPKEKMTAWLSNFKSWQSFILQSYHNRVDELLDAVDTIAFLKMDERLFKYLKDKAMVNQNDELTTTHKQISEDLHTSRVVISRLLKKLENENKIKLFRNSIKVLEL encoded by the coding sequence ATGACAAGTGAGTTAGACGCAAATTTTGGTTATCTTTTCGAAGAAGATTTAATTAAAGAAATAGGTACAGTTGGCGTTCCTAAAACTTTTTCTGCGGAAACTACAATTATAGAGATAGGAGATTATATAAAATCGATGCCATTATTATTGTCTGGTGCTATTAAAATTCTTCGAGAAGATGAGAAAGGAGAAGAATTGATACTGTATTATTTAGAGAAAGGAGATACTTGTGCCATGACACTATCTTGTTGTATGGGGCAAAATAAAAGCAAAATTAGAGCAGTTGCAGAAACAGATGTAGAACTAATTATGTTGCCAAAAGAAAAAATGACAGCTTGGTTAAGCAATTTTAAAAGTTGGCAATCTTTTATTTTACAAAGCTATCATAATAGAGTAGATGAACTTTTAGATGCAGTAGATACAATTGCTTTTTTAAAGATGGATGAACGTCTTTTTAAGTATTTAAAAGACAAAGCAATGGTAAATCAGAATGATGAGTTGACCACGACTCACAAACAAATTTCAGAAGATCTACACACTTCTAGGGTCGTGATTTCTAGACTACTAAAAAAACTAGAAAATGAAAATAAAATTAAACTTTTTAGAAATAGTATTAAAGTTTTAGAACTATAG
- a CDS encoding efflux RND transporter permease subunit encodes MKKIITYFIKYPVAVNVIIIAFIVFGAVGAFSMKSSFFPLVDSQLIRINLAYPGASPAEMEEGVVLKIEDNLKGIVGVERVTSVSRENSASVNIEVEKGKNIDVVLSDVKNAVDRVPSFPSGMEPAVIAKVESVRPTISFTVSGENVPLKSLKQYARNVENDIRGIEGISQVEISGFPDEEIEIAVRESDLRSYNMSFTEVANAVRNSNILITGGNIKTSEEDYLIRASNRSYYGVELQNLIVRTSPNGNIIRLKDIGTVKDTWSENPDRLYYNGNLAINITVSNTNNEDLISSADKIKEYIHKFNQQQQNVQLNVSSDASITLNGRTKLLIENGVVGILLVLFFLALFLNLRLAIWVAFGLPIAFFGMFIFAAQFDVTINVLSLFGMIIVIGILVDDGIVIGENIYHHYYDLGKTKIQAAIDGTMEVIPPIVSAILTTIIAFSTFFFVDGRIGSFFGEVSTIVLLTLTVSLIEALIILPAHIAHSKALDRKRLENGEEKKTNALDTFFNKINKAADGLLVKLRDTFYLPFLKFCLQNKILAFSIPVALVIFSVLAMNAGIVKQAFFPRVASDRVQITLTMPQGTNEQITDSIISSIEEKVWITNKEYTEKQTGNISVVENVIKRIGPGSANATLTVNLLPGEARDFSSPEITNSISDKVGKVYGVESLIIGSGGNFGGSPVAVSLLGNNINELKAAKQELKLELENNALLKDISDNDPAGIKEIKITLKDNAYLLGLNLQSIMAQIRYGFFGFQAQRFQRGQDEIKVWVRYDKKDRSSIKNLDDMRISTPTGTRVAFSEIANYTIERGDIAINHLKGQREIQVTADLKDLETSATEILADIKTRVMPEIISKYPTVSPLYEGQNREAKKTTDSVGVVGPIILLLIYIVIAFTFRSYSQPILLIIMIPFSMIGVVWGHYFHNFSIGILSFLGIIALVGIMVNDGLVLIGKFNNYLKEGMKFDDALIAAGQSRFRAIFLTSLTTVAGLAPLLLETSRQAQFLIPMAISISYGIAIATILTLVMLPLLLSVSNSIKVGVKWLITGKEVTKEEVERAIIESKFDENEDH; translated from the coding sequence ATGAAAAAAATCATTACTTATTTTATAAAATACCCAGTGGCTGTAAATGTAATTATTATTGCATTTATTGTTTTTGGAGCCGTTGGTGCTTTCAGTATGAAATCCTCTTTCTTTCCACTAGTAGATTCGCAATTAATTAGAATTAATCTAGCATATCCAGGAGCCTCACCAGCAGAAATGGAAGAAGGTGTTGTGCTAAAGATTGAAGACAATTTAAAAGGAATTGTGGGAGTAGAGAGAGTAACCTCTGTTTCTAGAGAAAATTCTGCAAGTGTAAATATAGAAGTAGAAAAGGGCAAAAATATAGATGTTGTTTTGTCTGATGTAAAAAATGCGGTAGATAGAGTTCCGTCTTTTCCTTCAGGTATGGAGCCCGCAGTAATCGCTAAAGTAGAAAGTGTTAGACCTACCATTAGTTTTACAGTTAGTGGAGAAAATGTTCCTTTAAAATCGTTAAAGCAATATGCTAGAAATGTAGAAAATGATATTCGAGGAATTGAAGGAATATCTCAAGTTGAGATTTCTGGTTTTCCAGATGAAGAAATCGAAATTGCCGTTAGAGAAAGCGATTTGCGTTCGTATAATATGTCTTTCACAGAAGTTGCAAATGCTGTTAGAAATTCTAATATATTAATTACTGGTGGTAACATAAAGACGTCTGAAGAAGATTATCTAATTCGAGCAAGTAATCGTTCTTATTATGGTGTAGAACTTCAGAATTTAATTGTTAGAACAAGTCCTAACGGAAATATTATTCGTTTAAAAGACATTGGTACGGTAAAAGATACATGGTCCGAAAATCCAGATAGATTGTACTATAATGGCAACTTAGCTATTAATATAACCGTTAGTAACACCAATAATGAAGATTTAATTTCTTCTGCAGATAAAATAAAAGAATACATTCATAAATTTAATCAGCAGCAACAAAATGTGCAATTAAATGTTTCTAGCGATGCTTCCATCACTTTAAACGGAAGAACAAAATTGTTAATAGAAAATGGTGTTGTAGGTATTTTATTAGTACTATTTTTTTTAGCATTATTTTTAAACTTACGCTTGGCAATTTGGGTAGCCTTTGGTTTACCAATTGCGTTTTTCGGAATGTTTATTTTTGCCGCACAATTCGATGTAACTATTAATGTATTATCACTCTTTGGAATGATAATAGTAATTGGTATTTTGGTGGATGATGGTATTGTGATTGGAGAAAATATTTACCATCATTATTACGATTTAGGGAAAACGAAAATTCAAGCTGCTATAGACGGAACGATGGAAGTAATTCCACCAATTGTTTCCGCAATATTAACTACAATTATTGCCTTTTCAACCTTCTTTTTTGTGGACGGTAGAATCGGAAGTTTCTTTGGTGAAGTTTCTACCATTGTACTTTTAACTTTAACGGTTTCTTTAATAGAAGCATTAATTATTTTACCTGCACATATTGCGCATTCGAAAGCTTTAGACAGAAAAAGATTAGAAAATGGCGAAGAAAAAAAGACGAATGCACTGGATACTTTTTTTAATAAAATAAACAAAGCTGCAGATGGCTTATTAGTAAAATTAAGAGATACTTTTTATTTGCCTTTTTTAAAATTCTGTTTACAAAACAAAATTTTAGCATTTTCAATACCAGTAGCATTAGTTATTTTTAGTGTTTTAGCAATGAATGCAGGAATTGTAAAACAAGCTTTTTTTCCAAGAGTTGCCAGTGATCGAGTTCAGATTACGTTAACAATGCCGCAAGGTACCAATGAGCAGATTACAGATTCAATTATTTCATCTATAGAAGAAAAAGTTTGGATTACAAACAAAGAATATACAGAAAAACAAACAGGAAATATTTCTGTTGTAGAAAATGTAATTAAAAGAATTGGTCCAGGAAGTGCAAATGCTACTTTAACTGTAAACTTATTACCTGGTGAAGCAAGAGATTTTTCATCACCAGAAATTACCAATTCTATTAGCGATAAAGTAGGTAAAGTATATGGTGTAGAAAGTTTAATTATTGGCTCTGGAGGTAATTTTGGTGGAAGCCCTGTTGCGGTTTCCCTTTTAGGTAATAATATAAATGAACTAAAAGCTGCCAAACAAGAATTAAAACTAGAGCTAGAAAACAATGCACTTTTAAAAGATATTTCAGACAATGATCCTGCGGGAATTAAAGAAATAAAAATAACCTTAAAAGACAACGCTTATTTATTAGGGTTGAATTTGCAATCTATTATGGCGCAAATTAGATATGGCTTCTTTGGTTTTCAGGCACAACGTTTTCAACGCGGACAAGATGAGATTAAAGTTTGGGTTCGATACGATAAAAAAGACAGGTCTTCTATAAAAAATTTAGATGACATGCGTATTTCTACACCTACAGGAACCAGAGTTGCATTTTCTGAAATTGCAAATTATACTATAGAAAGAGGAGACATCGCAATTAATCATTTAAAAGGGCAACGAGAAATACAAGTGACTGCAGATTTAAAGGATCTTGAAACAAGTGCAACAGAAATTTTAGCTGATATTAAAACGCGTGTTATGCCCGAAATAATATCTAAATATCCAACAGTTTCACCATTATATGAAGGCCAGAATAGAGAAGCAAAGAAAACTACAGATTCTGTAGGTGTTGTAGGGCCAATTATTTTATTGTTGATTTATATTGTAATTGCATTCACATTCCGTTCTTATAGCCAGCCAATTCTGTTAATTATTATGATACCTTTTAGTATGATTGGTGTTGTTTGGGGGCATTATTTTCATAATTTTTCAATAGGAATTTTATCTTTTCTAGGAATTATTGCGCTCGTAGGAATTATGGTAAATGATGGGTTGGTTTTAATTGGTAAATTCAACAATTATTTAAAAGAAGGAATGAAATTTGACGATGCATTAATTGCTGCTGGTCAATCTCGTTTTAGAGCAATATTCTTAACTTCCTTAACAACGGTTGCGGGTTTAGCACCTTTACTATTAGAGACAAGTAGGCAAGCACAATTTTTAATTCCGATGGCAATTTCTATTTCATACGGAATTGCAATTGCAACCATTTTAACATTGGTAATGTTGCCTTTATTATTATCTGTTTCTAACTCGATAAAAGTGGGGGTAAAATGGTTAATAACTGGCAAAGAAGTTACTAAAGAAGAAGTAGAAAGAGCTATTATAGAATCTAAATTTGACGAAAATGAAGATCATTAA
- a CDS encoding TolC family protein has product MKIIKNTVLAVVFLSTLQGVSQEILTKKEALKITLENNFGIKIANNNLEVAKNNTSIYNTGFLPTASLSSGANYRNDNQTINRQDGTSTIVSGAVTKSYNASLNVNYIIFDGLGRKYNYQQLKETYNLTELQAKETIENTYLQLFTTYFEIARLSENKSNLNEALSISKQRLQRAKYQYEYGQSTRLELLNAEVDVNNDSITLISANQQLSNVKRGLNIILGVEKEVDYVVETAVDFIKMMNFDELQQKTIANNTILKQNKKNIAISEFNIKINKANYLPSLGLNTSYGWNKSENPATSFLAGSTSNGLNAGLNLSWNLFDGGSTKTRVANSKIALENQQILLEQQKVTVENTLKNTWENYQNQLFILKAQERNVFTTQNNFDRTKERYKLGQVTSIEFRQAQINFINSKTAFSNAKFDAKLIELQLLQLSGDILNINF; this is encoded by the coding sequence ATGAAGATCATTAAAAACACAGTATTGGCAGTCGTTTTTTTATCGACTTTACAAGGAGTTTCACAAGAAATTTTAACTAAAAAAGAAGCGCTAAAAATTACCTTAGAGAATAACTTCGGAATTAAAATAGCAAACAACAATTTAGAAGTTGCAAAAAACAATACCAGTATTTATAATACAGGTTTTTTGCCAACGGCTTCACTTTCTTCTGGTGCAAATTATAGAAACGATAATCAGACGATTAATAGACAAGACGGTACTTCTACGATTGTAAGTGGTGCCGTAACAAAATCGTATAATGCATCTTTAAATGTAAACTATATTATTTTTGATGGTTTAGGTAGAAAGTACAATTATCAGCAATTAAAAGAAACCTATAATTTAACAGAATTACAAGCAAAAGAAACGATAGAAAACACCTATTTACAGTTGTTTACTACTTATTTTGAAATTGCAAGATTGTCTGAAAATAAGTCGAATTTAAACGAGGCTTTGTCTATTTCTAAACAACGATTGCAGCGTGCAAAATATCAATATGAATATGGGCAATCTACCAGATTAGAGTTGTTAAATGCTGAGGTAGATGTTAATAATGATAGCATTACTTTAATAAGTGCCAATCAGCAATTAAGTAACGTAAAACGTGGCTTAAATATTATTTTAGGAGTAGAAAAAGAGGTAGATTATGTGGTAGAAACCGCAGTAGATTTTATTAAAATGATGAATTTTGATGAACTTCAACAAAAAACAATCGCAAATAATACAATTTTAAAACAAAACAAAAAAAATATTGCCATCAGCGAATTTAATATCAAAATAAACAAGGCAAATTATTTACCTTCTTTGGGCTTAAATACTTCTTATGGTTGGAATAAAAGTGAAAACCCCGCAACCTCTTTTTTAGCAGGTTCAACATCTAACGGCTTAAATGCGGGTTTAAATTTATCATGGAATTTGTTTGATGGTGGAAGTACAAAAACACGCGTTGCGAATTCAAAAATAGCTTTAGAGAACCAGCAAATATTATTAGAACAGCAAAAAGTAACTGTAGAAAATACGCTAAAAAATACTTGGGAGAATTATCAAAATCAGTTATTCATTCTAAAAGCGCAAGAGAGAAATGTTTTTACAACTCAAAATAATTTCGATAGAACTAAAGAACGTTACAAATTGGGGCAAGTTACTTCTATCGAGTTTAGACAAGCTCAGATAAATTTTATCAATTCTAAAACAGCTTTTAGTAATGCAAAATTCGATGCGAAATTAATTGAATTACAATTATTACAATTAAGTGGAGATATTTTGAATATAAATTTCTAA
- the trxA gene encoding thioredoxin — MNFTEIINQEKPVLVDFFAEWCGPCKTMSPILKEVKETLGNKISIVKIDVDKNQTLAAKYQVRGVPTLILYKSGKQVWRQSGAVQKNELVAVITKFS; from the coding sequence ATGAATTTTACAGAAATAATCAATCAAGAGAAACCTGTTTTAGTAGATTTTTTTGCAGAATGGTGTGGACCTTGTAAGACGATGAGTCCTATTTTAAAAGAAGTAAAAGAGACTTTAGGTAATAAAATTTCTATTGTTAAAATAGATGTAGATAAAAACCAAACTTTAGCAGCTAAATACCAAGTTAGAGGTGTACCTACTTTAATTTTATACAAGTCTGGTAAACAAGTTTGGCGTCAATCTGGTGCAGTACAGAAAAACGAGTTAGTTGCTGTTATTACCAAGTTTAGCTAG